A genome region from Erigeron canadensis isolate Cc75 chromosome 3, C_canadensis_v1, whole genome shotgun sequence includes the following:
- the LOC122591676 gene encoding putative UPF0481 protein At3g02645 produces the protein MASTSVDHKDIADNIYNTIEILIVEDGKGRKHDVFSPSIYRVPQTLRNVNKNSYTPRVVSIGPFHKDIEVLKEAEKHKLSYLSDLFSRVTSSREQAMKACLNMLLPKLDQIKACYAGKMETYDDHKFAKMMVIDGCFILELIYRSKFNKKPSTSFFDNNLLLLYVKHDLLLLENQIPYFVLVDIFENTIRKLEPTVSLANLVLEFLSDMNPFGKELLLDKDEANTRHDHILGLLQKCYQHAHDTFTEQLDPDSGVKFLNAISYSVTDLALAGVMFRPNTDEEWLLAMEFKSSTVPLFCCSWSKPTFKMPFLQIEDYTESVLRNLIAYEQCSPAIPNYVTSYAFAMERILDTKEDVHKVISSKVLINNLGSSEQASNMINSICKEVTVKDFCYTQQWQQMEDYYNGYWPKNVSWLRRTYFNTPWSFIALVAGILLFGLTVAQTYFTIRPI, from the coding sequence ATGGCAAGCACTAGTGTAGACCACAAAGATATCGCAGATAACATTTATAACACCATTGAAATTCTTATTGTAGAAGATGGTAAAGGAAGGAAACATGATGTGTTTTCACCTTCTATATACAGGGTTCCACAAACTCTCCGAAATGTCAATAAAAATTCATATACCCCTCGTGTGGTATCAATTGGTCCTTTCCACAAAGATATAGAGGTCCTCAAAGAAGCCGAGAAGCACAAATTGAGTTATCTGAGTGATTTGTTTAGTCGTGTAACATCTTCACGAGAGCAAGCAATGAAAGCATGTCTCAATATGCTGCTTCCTAAGTTAGACCAAATCAAGGCATGTTATGCAGGCAAAATGGAAACCTATGATGACCATAAATTTGCAAAAATGATGGTTATTGACGGTTGTTTCATACTTGAACTCATTTACAGATCAAAGTTTAACAAAAAACCGAGCACATCATTTTTTGACAATAACTTGTTGTTGCTTTATGTTAAGCACGATTTGCTGCTTCTAGAAAACCAAATCCCTTACTTTGTTCTTGTTGATATCTTTGAGAACACGATTAGGAAATTAGAACCCACGGTTTCTCTTGCTAACCTTGTTCTTGAATTTCTAAGTGATATGAACCCGTTTGGAAAAGAGCTCCTCCTTGACAAAGATGAAGCAAATACAAGACATGATCATATTCTTGGACTACTTCAAAAATGTTATCAGCATGCACACGACACGTTCACAGAACAATTGGATCCGGATTCAGGTGTCAAGTTTCTAAATGCAATATCATACTCGGTTACAGATCTTGCATTGGCAGGGGTGATGTTTAGGCCTAATACAGATGAAGAGTGGCTACTCGCTATGGAATTCAAATCATCCACGGTTCCATTATTTTGTTGTTCATGGAGTAAGCCTACTTTCAAAATGCCATTTTTACAAATTGAAGACTACACAGAGTCGGTTCTAAGAAACCTGATCGCGTATGAACAATGCTCTCCTGCAATTCCCAATTATGTTACATCATATGCTTTTGCCATGGAGAGGATATTAGACACCAAAGAGGATGTTCACAAGGTAATAAGTTCAAAAGTACTTATAAACAATTTGGGTTCTAGTGAACAGGCTTCAAATATGATTAACAGCATATGTAAAGAGGTGACGGTTAAGGACTTCTGTTACACGCAACAATGGCAACAAATGGAGGATTATTACAATGGCTACTGGCCTAAAAACGTTTCATGGTTAAGGCGTACGTATTTCAATACTCCATGGAGTTTCATAGCACTAGTTGCTGGAATCCTTCTTTTCGGTCTTACAGTAGCTCAAACTTACTTCACTATTCGACCTATATGA